From a region of the Calliphora vicina chromosome 4, idCalVici1.1, whole genome shotgun sequence genome:
- the LOC135956419 gene encoding uncharacterized protein LOC135956419, whose translation MESSSRKKHKKENPYASVYNATTIPLNANKSKEKIVTTKTKKIPRRDKSDLGENFIAPDGGWAWIVCIAAGVSNLTIYPCIQQFGFIFRERLIRLGLTNSQITTIINTHPAVSACTGLLNGPMFRRYTFRQVALVGSILIFFGILLTAFCETFLEYIVTYALLFGFGAGITVSASTLAVNTYFKNKRRKASGFSWTITGLGPIVLPHIVTSLVNVYGVQGTLFIFAALSLHTFMAALIFEPVQYHLAKPLDEDNKPPSVLVEPPQHLCKYCEMQQKKEKGIFSSQYLYQDDDVNKPGFEIIEPGTPMLSRANDGLYGSRLSLASKRRLRFRTISSSKDLENTTRITRLISEDEELKQKTGFKPNNFNIERDESLYKGNLNHRYGGNQLKCTCAEERALMELNRIEAFDAENANQDKQLEDSSEDLQLTFFEKVVAFFDLDLLRDFSFVNLVAGLTMINFGELNFSILTPFILNDFGLETSQITLSISVLGGLDVATRFLVPFLTEKISWDNRVFFLIGVVGISIGRTVVACTRSFPVIISTFAVIGVFKGVRTIFWPLVIPSCVPLKRLPAASGLQLLISGIFTLACGPFVGLVRDRYNYAIALHCLNIMTFLAAACWILEALIRRYLQKPSTLSDEPR comes from the exons ATGGAGTCTTCGTCAcgcaaaaaacacaaaaaagaaaatccttATGCTTCCGTCTATAATGCCACTACCATCCCACTCAATGCCAACAAATCGAAGGAAAAAATTGTTACGACCAAAACGAAGAAAATACCGCGTCGTGATAAAAGCGATTTGGGAGAAAATTTTATAGCACCTGATGGTGGGTGGGCTTGGATTGTATGCATTGCAGCCGGTGTATCAAAT TTAACAATTTATCCTTGTATTCAACAATTTGGCTTTATATTTCGTGAGCGTCTTATTAGGCTGGGTCTAACAAATTCCCAGATCACAACAATTATTAATACACATCCAGCGGTGTCAGCGTGTACAG gtCTCCTCAATGGACCCATGTTTAGACGTTACACATTTCGTCAAGTGGCCCTGGTTGGCTCCATATTAATCTTTTTTGGAATACTTCTAACAGCATTTTGTGAAACATTTTTAGAATATATTGTCACATATGCTTTACTTTTTg GTTTTGGTGCTGGCATCACTGTATCAGCCTCTACATTGGCCGTTAATACTTACTtcaaaaacaaaagaagaaaagCATCTGGCTTTTCATGGACTATAACAGGCTTAGGTCCCATTGTACTGCCCCACATAGTCACATCTCTAGTTAATGTCTATGGAGTACAGGGTACTCTATTCATATTTGCGGCATTATCTCTGCACACCTTCATGGCTGCTTTAATCTTTGAACCGGTTCAATATCATTTAGCCAAACCTCTCGACGAGGATAATAAACCGCCCTCCGTATTGGTGGAACCGCCTCAACATTTGTGTAAATACTGCGAAATGCAACAGAAAAAAGAGAAGGGAATATTCTCCTCTCAGTATCTGTATCAAGATGATGATGTGAATAAGCCAGGCTTTGAAATTATAGAACCGGGTACACCCATGTTGTCGCGGGCCAATGATGGTTTGTATGGCTCTAGACTATCGTTGGCCTCGAAACGTAGGTTGCGTTTTCGTACCATTTCCAGTTCTAAAGATTTAGAGAATACCACACGTATAACTCGTTTGATAAGTGAAGATGAGGAATTGAAGCAAAAGACAGGCTTTAAGCCCAACAATTTCAATATAGAAAGAGATGAATCACTTTACAAGGGAAACTTAAATCACCGCTATGGTGGTAATCAATTAAAATGCACCTGCGCCGAGGAGAGAGCCTTAATGGAACTAAACCGTATAGAAGCATTCGATGCTGAAAATGCTAATCAAGACAAGCAGCTGGAAGATTCAAGTGAAGATTTACaattgacatttttcgaaaaagtagtGGCCTTTTTCGATTTGGATCTCTTGAGAGACTTTTCGTTTGTCAACCTAGTAGCCGGTTTGACCATGATCAATTTTGGTGAATTGAATTTCTCCATATTAACGCCGTTTATTCTAAATGATTTTGGTTTGGAAACCTCACAAATCACTCTGTCCATATCTGTGCTGGGTGGTCTGGATGTAGCCACCAGATTTCTGGTACCCTTTCTAACCGAAAAAATCTCTTGGGACAATAGAGTTTTCTTTCTAATAGGAGTAGTGGGCATTTCCATTGGACGCACAGTAGTGGCCTGCACAAGATCGTTTCCCGtaataatttcaacatttgccgTTATCGGCGTTTTTAAGGGAGTACGTACAATATTCTGGCCATTGGTTATACCCAGTTGTGTGCCATTGAAACGTTTGCCTGCCGCGTCCGGTTTGCAATTGTTAATATCTGGTATATTTACTTTGGCTTGCGGACCCTTTGTAG GTTTGGTGCGTGATCGTTACAATTACGCAATTGCCTTACATTGTCTAAATATTATGACATTTCTAGCGGCGGCATGTTGGATCCTAGAGGCTTTAATACGTCGTTATTTACAGAAACCAAGTACATTAAGTGATGAACCAAGATGA